The genomic window AAATTCCTTTTGAACAGAATATCAATACGGAAGATCTGGGATTGGAATTAACGGAACATGGTTTTATTAAAATCGATCATTTCCATAAAACGAATGTCGACGGAGTGTTTGCCTGTGGAGATAATGTGACGATGATGAGGTCGGTTGCCAATGCAGTGGCTCAGGGGAATTTCACTGGAGCCATTATTAATAAAGAACTTTGCGATGAAGAATTTTCATAAATAATTTTTTAAACTTTTTATTTAACCACAAAAGATACTTCCATTGACACAACCGACGGTTTCCCAACATTAAAGAATGCAGACTTAATTAAAGGAAATATTGAATGGAATTCTATTTGCTAGCCATTGCAACAATGAAAGAAGATGGAATTGATATTTCCCACTATTTTCGGAATCCTGCAAAAGCTTTTGGTACAGAGGAGGAAATTGCTCGGCAGTTTAGGAATGTTCGGGAAGAAATTAAAAATTATTGTGAGAAATTTATTAAAGAAAATATATGATGAAGTAATTTGATAAATTTTAAATCCAAAAATCATATTTATCAATGCTGAAATCTCGGAGGAAATTTCGTACTTTTGGGGTGAAAAATTTCAAAAACTAAAAGTAAAATGGACATTATTTTCGACCTGATTGAAAAAGAAAGACAAAGACAAACCCATGGAATTGAGATGATTGCATCAGAAAACTTTGTTTCTGAAAATGTAATGAAAGCTATGGGAAGCGTATTGACTAACAAATATGCAGAAGGATATCCCGGTAAAAGATATTACGGAGGATGTGAAGTAGTAGATGAGGTTGAAACACTGGCGATCAACAGAGCAAAAGAGCTTTTCGGTGTAGATTATGTGAATGTTCAGCCACATTCCGGTTCTCAGGCGAATGCGGCGATTTATCTTGCAGTTTTGAAACCAGGAGACAAAATTATGGGGATGGATCTTTCGATGGGAGGTCACCTTACCCACGGTTCTGCCGTGAATTTTTCAGGAATTCAGTATGAAGTGGTTTCTTACGGAGTAGAAAAAGAAACGGGTCTTATCGACTACAACCAAATGAGAGAAGTAGCTCTGAGAGAAAGACCAAAAATGATGATTGCCGGTTTCTCCGCATATTCCAGAGATTTGGATTATGCAAAATTCAGAGAGATTGCAAATGAGATCGGAGCGACACTTTGGGCAGATATCGCTCACCCAGCCGGTTTGGTTGCAAAAGGTCTTTTAAACAATCCATTTGAACACTGTCATGTCGTAACAACGACTACTCACAAAACATTGAGAGGTCCGAGAGGAGGAATGATCATGATGGGGAAAGATTTTGAAAATACCTACGGGCACAAAACTCCGAAAGGAGAGATCAAAATGATGAGCCAGGTTCTGGACGGAGCTGTTTTCCCGGGAATTCAGGGAGGTCCGTTGGAACACGTGATTGCAGGTAAGGCGGTAGCTTTCGGTGAAGCTTTGGATACTCAGTTTGAGGTGTATGCAAAACAGGTTCAGTCGAATGCAAGAGCTTTGGCAAAAGCAATGATCGAAAGAGGATTTGACATTGTAAGTGGAGGTACAGACAATCACCTGATGCTTGTAGACCTTAGAAATAAAAATGTAAACGGTAAAGAAACTGAAAAAGCTTTGGTTCTTGCCGATATTACTTGTAACAAAAATATGGTTCCGTTTGATGATAAGTCACCATTCACGACTTCTGGGATCAGATTGGGAACTGCAGCGATCACGACAAGAGGGTTGAAGGAAAATGATATGGATACGATTGCAGGATTCATTTCTGAGGTTGTAGACAATATCAAAAATGAAGAAGTAATCATGTCTGTAAGAAAGAAAGTTAATGAATTAATGGAAGGTAAAGCATTATTCAATTATTAATATTTTATCTGAATTAAAAATATAAAGAATGGGCGTCTATGCTCATTCTTTTTTTATACTATGGAAAAGAAGTCTTATACTTTTGACGAAATAAAACTGAAACTGGTCAACTATTGTGTCTACCAGGATCGCTGTCACGCAGAAGTTGAGCAGAAAATGAGAGAATTTTTGTTGATAGAGGAAGCCAAAGAAGAGATTATGCTTTATCTTTTAAAGGAAAATTATCTTAATGAAGAAAGATTTACCAGAAGCTACATAAGAGGGAAATTCTACATCAAACACTGGGGAAAGAACAAAATCAGGATGAATCTGAAGCAGAAACAGATTTCTGAGAAGTTAATCAACAAATGTTTTGATGAAATAGATGAAGCAGATTATGAAAAAACAATCCGGAAAATTTATGAAGATTATGCTTCAAAGCAAAAAGGATTGAAAGAATATCAAAAAAAATCAAAAACTATAAAATATTTAATGAGCAGAGGTTTTGAATATGAGAAAATAAATGATATTTTTGATTGAACATAAATGAGTAAACACACACAAGATTCATTCCATCTCAGTCTGAAATTATTAAATGTGAAAGGAGATTTTATTATTGGTAAATCTGTTTTCTGGTATGCTTTTTGAAAAGGGATTGTGTTTGCCTTCAGGTAGTAATTTGACTAACGAGTGTAAGGGAAGGATTTTTGATATTTTGTCTAATTTTAATGATTAAATTATTTTAAATTTAAAGTATAGATGAAATTTTATTTTAATTTTGCATGAATGCTTTCATAATATGATGAATGTCGTTTTTTTATACATGAACATGAATAATGAGAAGATACGAATCTCTTAGGAGAAAAATTTTTGGAGGAGATAATGTTGTCAATCTCTCGGATGTAAGATATCTTCCCAGATGGATAATTCTTGTAATAGATATTATTATTCTGGTTATATCTCTATTCCTTTCATCGTACATTATAGAAAAGATCAGTCAGAAAGAATTTATCTATCATGACGATAAAAGTACGGTCTTTGCTGCTATCGTTCTTACGAATGTCGTTTTTATGTACATTTTTAAAACGTATGCGGGGATTATCAGACATTCTACATTTATAGACCTTTTCAAATTGCTGGTATCCTGCTTCTGTACCATGTTTGTTATAGGAACCATTAATATTATTTATTTTTGGATTACCGGAGGAAAATTTATACTTACACCTTATTTAATTCTATATTTTATCGTTTCCTTTATGGGATTGTTCCTTTTCAGACTGTATGTAAAGGAGTTTTTTCATATTGTAAGGGAATACAGAAGAAGTACTTTAAAGAAAAGAATTCTTGTTTTAGGGATCGATGAGCAGTCTATTGCCATAGCAAGAGCCATTTTAGATAATCCGAGCCTGCCTTATCACGTGGTTGGTTTTTTAACACAGCGAACAGACTCAAAAAGAGCTTCGTTATTGGGAAAACCGATCTACGCAAAAGAAAAAATCGAGAAAAATACGAAAGAAGAACTGGTTATTGATGGGGTAATCATCGTTAAAGAAATGATGTCTAAGGATGAAATGAATTCGTGGGTGAATTTATTTTTAGAAAAAGACCTTAGTGTTTTCAAAGCTCCATCAGTTCAAAAACTAAGAGACAGCGATTTGGGTGGTTCCATCAGAAATCTTCAGATTGAGGATTTATTAAACAGAAAACCCATCAAAATCGAAAGCGAAGAGGTTACAAGCAGATATTTTAATAAAAATATTCTTGTAACCGGAGGAGCCGGGTCGATCGGTAGCGAAATCGTAAGACAGGTAGCACAATTTAACCCTTCTTTAATTGTTGTTTTAGACCAGGCAGAAACTCCTTTGTATGATATTGAGCTTGAAATGAAGGAAAAATTTCCTCATATCAGATTCAAATTTGTGTTGTCTGATGTTTCAAACAAGCACAGAGTAGAACCGCTGTTTCAGGCGTATAATTTTTCTATGGTATATCATGCGGCGGCATATAAGCATGTTCCTTTGGTAGAAGAAAATCCGCATGAAGGAATTTTAGTAAATGTTTTAGGGTCAAAAATCATTGCCACTCTTTCCAGCAAATACAAAGTGAACCGATTTGTCATGGTATCTACAGATAAG from Chryseobacterium wanjuense includes these protein-coding regions:
- a CDS encoding low molecular weight phosphatase family protein; the protein is MKEDGIDISHYFRNPAKAFGTEEEIARQFRNVREEIKNYCEKFIKENI
- the glyA gene encoding serine hydroxymethyltransferase, whose protein sequence is MDIIFDLIEKERQRQTHGIEMIASENFVSENVMKAMGSVLTNKYAEGYPGKRYYGGCEVVDEVETLAINRAKELFGVDYVNVQPHSGSQANAAIYLAVLKPGDKIMGMDLSMGGHLTHGSAVNFSGIQYEVVSYGVEKETGLIDYNQMREVALRERPKMMIAGFSAYSRDLDYAKFREIANEIGATLWADIAHPAGLVAKGLLNNPFEHCHVVTTTTHKTLRGPRGGMIMMGKDFENTYGHKTPKGEIKMMSQVLDGAVFPGIQGGPLEHVIAGKAVAFGEALDTQFEVYAKQVQSNARALAKAMIERGFDIVSGGTDNHLMLVDLRNKNVNGKETEKALVLADITCNKNMVPFDDKSPFTTSGIRLGTAAITTRGLKENDMDTIAGFISEVVDNIKNEEVIMSVRKKVNELMEGKALFNY
- a CDS encoding regulatory protein RecX; translated protein: MEKKSYTFDEIKLKLVNYCVYQDRCHAEVEQKMREFLLIEEAKEEIMLYLLKENYLNEERFTRSYIRGKFYIKHWGKNKIRMNLKQKQISEKLINKCFDEIDEADYEKTIRKIYEDYASKQKGLKEYQKKSKTIKYLMSRGFEYEKINDIFD
- a CDS encoding polysaccharide biosynthesis protein, which gives rise to MRRYESLRRKIFGGDNVVNLSDVRYLPRWIILVIDIIILVISLFLSSYIIEKISQKEFIYHDDKSTVFAAIVLTNVVFMYIFKTYAGIIRHSTFIDLFKLLVSCFCTMFVIGTINIIYFWITGGKFILTPYLILYFIVSFMGLFLFRLYVKEFFHIVREYRRSTLKKRILVLGIDEQSIAIARAILDNPSLPYHVVGFLTQRTDSKRASLLGKPIYAKEKIEKNTKEELVIDGVIIVKEMMSKDEMNSWVNLFLEKDLSVFKAPSVQKLRDSDLGGSIRNLQIEDLLNRKPIKIESEEVTSRYFNKNILVTGGAGSIGSEIVRQVAQFNPSLIVVLDQAETPLYDIELEMKEKFPHIRFKFVLSDVSNKHRVEPLFQAYNFSMVYHAAAYKHVPLVEENPHEGILVNVLGSKIIATLSSKYKVNRFVMVSTDKAVNPTNVMGASKRAAELFVQSLQNVEGNTTKFITTRFGNVLGSNGSVIPHFKKQIEAGGPVTITHPEIVRYFMTIPEACELVLQAGTMGKGGEIFVFDMGEPVKILDLANRMIKLSGFEPNIDIKIIYTGLRPGEKLYEELLSDDAKTLPTHNEKIMISKDPTMEFLEIDSLVNMITRASLKKDKVEVVRILKIIVPEFRSNNSVYEVLDK